The region TTGTGGCCTAAACCACATAAACGTCGCCGACCGCTGTGCGAACCTCGGGTATTGGGTGCGAACACAGGAAACGGGTCGCGAAGTTGCGTTGAAAGCAGTTCGTAGGGTAGTTGAGTTCGCATTCACTAGAACGAACTTGGAGCGTTTGGAAATCGTGTGCGCGGTTGAGAACCGGGCGAGCCGGCGAGTCGCTGAGAAATCTGGCGCGGTTCGCGAAGGAGTGGCGCGCGGCCGAATATTTCTACATGGGCAGGTGCTCGACGCCGTCGTGTACTCGATATTGCGGTCGGACGTGGCAGCTGTATAATCGGGTAGCCGGGAGCGTCTAACTCCCGGCCCCCACACCACCCT is a window of Candidatus Eisenbacteria bacterium DNA encoding:
- a CDS encoding GNAT family N-acetyltransferase, producing MYEAARESELQVYPWLPWCHPGYSLAEAENWAAFQALAFGQGREYEFVITDGTGRFLGGCGLNHINVADRCANLGYWVRTQETGREVALKAVRRVVEFAFTRTNLERLEIVCAVENRASRRVAEKSGAVREGVARGRIFLHGQVLDAVVYSILRSDVAAV